A genome region from Gadus chalcogrammus isolate NIFS_2021 chromosome 7, NIFS_Gcha_1.0, whole genome shotgun sequence includes the following:
- the LOC130386204 gene encoding uncharacterized protein LOC130386204, whose translation MTTSTSSLQEFLPSEYTCHFSLDEIRFYTGKLHRLNISDPYNAPGVLFKSITSNEDYLPDLRYADIHSYLVNFPSVYTGDSLRAYKGLDAYKWCQSGFVTQLRLWSLASKDFGIITARVNHSQRLNDSQLKPWVVVRNDGVVMGAHCNCTAGLGESCSHVSAVLFRLWEKNNARHEEISCTSKKCKWTSPSEDAGKNVEYQQGKDIIFNSSQQNKKGNSTKGTSAPPSFPPLTAAEQAQFYQNLSQCRTQDGKSCRPAVLSVVPGYATTYHNQPQPKAVKLDLPEPLTSLYDKKARDLSLAELQERAEGIFDDLTVTEQQVENIFFLLLTEI comes from the exons ATGACgaccagcaccagcagccttCAAGAGTTCCTACCGAGCGAGTATACGTGCCATTTTAGTTTAGATGAAATTCGTTTTTATACTGGAAAATTACATAGATTAAATATAAGTGACCCATATAACGCTCCTGGGGTGCTTTTCAAGAGCATAACATCCAACGAAGATTATTTACCTGACTTGCGCTACGCTGACATCCACAGCTATCTGGTAAATTTCCCCTCAGTCTACACTGGGGACTCCCTCAGAGCTTACAAAGGCTTGGATGCTTATAAATGGTGTCAGTCCGGCTTTGTAACTCAACTTCGACTGTGGAGTCTTGCATCCAAAGACTTCGGTATCATCACTGCAAGG GTTAATCACTCCCAACGGCTGAATGACAGTCAACTGAAGCcatgggtggtggtgaggaacGACGGTGTAGTGATGGGAGCCCACTGTAACTGCACAGCAGGACTTGGGGAGAGTTGTTCTCATGTGTCAGCTGTGCTCTTCAGACTGTGGGAAAAAAACAATGCAAGGCATGAGGAGATCAGCTGCACGTCCAAAAAATGCAAGTGGACCTCTCCCAGTGAGGATGCTGGGAAGAATGTGGAGTACCAACAGGGAAAGGACATCATATTCAACAGtagtcaacaaaataaaaaggggaaTTCCACCAAGGGTACATCTGCGCCCCCATCTTTCCCAcccctgactgctgctgagcAAGCGCAGTTCTACCAAAACCTCTCTCAGTGCCGGACTCAAGATGGGAAGTCCTGCAGACCTGCTGTTCTGTCAGTTGTTCCCGGGTATGCCACAACCTACCACAACCAACCACAACCAAAGGCTGTCAAGCTTGATTTACCTGAACCCCTTACCAGTTTGTACGACAAGAAGGCAAGAGACCTGAGCCTGGCTGAATTACAAGAGCGTGCAGAAGGAATATTTGATGACTTGACTGTCACTGAACAACAGGTAGAGAACATATTCTTTTTACTATTGACTGAAATCTAA